One region of Halohasta litchfieldiae genomic DNA includes:
- a CDS encoding IS5-like element ISHli1 family transposase, protein MISEIRLLTRTAVTKAKLVVANPDEPADPRGGRGFAEWAMLTLHALRIELGKSYRGTIDLLSEMPGILEEIGLTRLPHYTVLRTWFGRISMKTWRAFLGRSAEKRTGHASIDATGFDRDQPSRHYANRTSYRVRALKVTALVDVETLYITDIHCTTTKKHDAKIGPQVARRNAADLRSLAADRGYDSKAFRDELRGYGVRPLIKHRIYSSLDHAHNARMDSDRYHQRSMSETVFSSIKRTLGSAVRARSWHLEFREMVLKAAVYNLRRSVRFP, encoded by the coding sequence TTGATATCGGAAATCCGTCTCCTCACCCGTACTGCAGTCACGAAAGCTAAACTAGTTGTCGCTAACCCCGACGAACCCGCCGACCCCCGTGGGGGTCGCGGGTTCGCTGAATGGGCGATGCTCACGCTCCATGCACTCCGTATCGAGCTGGGCAAATCATATCGTGGAACGATTGATTTGCTCAGCGAAATGCCCGGCATCCTCGAAGAAATTGGTCTCACAAGACTCCCTCACTACACCGTTCTCCGCACCTGGTTTGGCCGGATCTCGATGAAGACGTGGCGTGCGTTTCTCGGCCGTTCAGCCGAGAAACGCACAGGTCACGCCTCTATCGATGCAACAGGCTTCGACCGCGATCAGCCCAGCAGACACTACGCCAACCGCACCTCCTACCGCGTTCGTGCGTTGAAAGTCACCGCCTTGGTGGATGTCGAAACGCTGTACATCACCGACATCCACTGCACAACGACAAAGAAGCACGACGCAAAGATTGGCCCGCAGGTCGCCCGCAGGAATGCGGCCGACCTGCGTTCGTTGGCTGCAGACCGTGGCTATGACTCGAAAGCCTTCAGAGACGAACTCCGTGGATACGGTGTTCGTCCCCTGATCAAGCATCGAATCTATTCTTCGCTCGATCACGCTCACAACGCCCGCATGGACAGTGATCGGTATCACCAACGCTCGATGTCTGAAACCGTCTTCTCATCGATCAAGCGCACGCTCGGCTCCGCCGTGCGTGCGCGAAGTTGGCACTTAGAGTTCCGAGAAATGGTGCTCAAAGCGGCTGTCTACAACCTTCGACGGAGCGTCCGATTTCCATGA
- a CDS encoding DoxX family protein, with product MMTDVLDRVKRPLLYVLGPAFVVAGVLHFVVPELYVQIIPPIFPAPLFLVYLSGVAEIAVGIGLLIPRTQQLAAWSTVALLIAIFPANVYMATHGVVIDGMPGGGNPSELVRWGRLPLQGVLILWALWYTR from the coding sequence ATGATGACTGACGTTTTAGACCGAGTCAAGCGTCCACTACTGTACGTATTGGGTCCGGCGTTTGTCGTCGCAGGCGTGTTGCATTTCGTCGTGCCGGAGTTGTATGTCCAAATCATCCCACCGATCTTTCCGGCACCACTTTTCCTCGTCTATCTGTCTGGAGTTGCCGAAATCGCCGTTGGGATCGGCCTCTTGATTCCCCGCACGCAACAGCTCGCAGCGTGGTCGACAGTCGCATTATTGATAGCAATCTTTCCAGCCAACGTCTATATGGCCACCCACGGGGTCGTCATCGACGGGATGCCGGGTGGTGGCAACCCCTCCGAGTTGGTTCGGTGGGGTCGACTCCCACTGCAGGGCGTGTTGATTCTGTGGGCACTCTGGTATACTCGATGA
- the pyk gene encoding pyruvate kinase, protein MRNAKIVCTIGPKSDSPETLEALAEAGMSVARMNASHGTPDQRRTVIDRVREVDAKTDRPVAVMHDLPGPEIRTAPIEEKIRLEAGSTVRFVEGQEATPQEVGVSHSLTAVEPGDRILLDDGRIETTVQSVDEDSVTVTVGNGGELGGRKGVNVPGVELGLPTVTEQDRRELEVAADKEVDFVAASFVRDGEFIYEISDALEELGADIPIIAKIERDVAVDNIDSIIDAAYGVMVARGDLGVEMPLEDVPMTQKRIINKCRNAGVPVITATEMLDSMTENRRPTRAEASDVANAVLDGTDAVMLSGETAMGAHPPLVVETMDRIVRDVERSDEYNEIVEQNVPEADVPQTDALARSARYLVRDIDADAIVAASESGYTAQKVSKFRPSVPIVGSTPSDEVRRRLALSWGIISETTPYTSEGASAVIENAVQTGLETEAVDSGDTVVVLSGMMTELDSTSSSNTLKIHVAAETIGSGESVVDGVAVGAFHWVDSGDLSEIPEGAIVGVPMEFDGELSGDLEGIAGIVDCHGELASTVRTVARDQDIPTITSGDLTGEISDGEMVTLDAERGIIYRGEVDQLRSDLR, encoded by the coding sequence ATGCGAAACGCAAAGATCGTCTGTACGATTGGCCCGAAATCGGATTCACCGGAGACACTCGAAGCACTCGCAGAGGCTGGCATGTCGGTCGCTCGGATGAACGCGAGCCACGGTACGCCCGACCAGCGTCGTACGGTGATCGACAGGGTCCGCGAAGTCGACGCAAAAACCGACCGGCCGGTCGCAGTGATGCACGACCTGCCCGGTCCCGAGATTCGAACCGCCCCAATCGAGGAGAAAATCCGGCTCGAAGCAGGCTCTACCGTCCGGTTTGTCGAAGGCCAAGAGGCAACCCCCCAAGAGGTGGGGGTCTCACACAGTCTGACCGCCGTCGAACCGGGTGATCGGATCCTGCTCGACGATGGCCGTATCGAGACGACAGTCCAATCCGTCGATGAGGATTCGGTCACTGTAACAGTCGGGAACGGTGGCGAACTCGGCGGGCGAAAAGGCGTCAACGTGCCGGGTGTCGAACTCGGGTTGCCTACCGTCACCGAACAAGACCGGCGCGAACTCGAAGTGGCCGCCGACAAGGAGGTTGATTTCGTCGCCGCCTCGTTCGTTCGGGACGGCGAGTTCATCTACGAGATCAGCGATGCGCTGGAGGAGTTGGGGGCGGACATTCCAATTATCGCGAAAATCGAGCGAGATGTCGCGGTCGACAACATCGATAGCATCATCGATGCGGCCTACGGCGTGATGGTCGCCCGCGGCGACCTCGGCGTCGAGATGCCGCTCGAAGACGTGCCGATGACCCAGAAACGAATCATCAACAAATGTCGGAACGCCGGTGTGCCGGTCATCACGGCGACGGAGATGCTCGACTCGATGACCGAAAACCGTCGACCGACCCGCGCCGAAGCCTCCGACGTGGCCAACGCGGTTCTGGATGGCACTGACGCAGTGATGCTGTCGGGCGAAACAGCGATGGGTGCCCATCCGCCGCTCGTCGTCGAGACGATGGATCGGATCGTTCGGGATGTCGAACGGAGCGACGAGTACAACGAAATCGTCGAACAGAACGTCCCGGAGGCCGACGTGCCACAGACGGATGCGTTGGCCCGGTCGGCCAGATACCTCGTCCGCGATATCGACGCGGATGCCATCGTTGCGGCGAGCGAATCCGGCTACACGGCACAAAAAGTATCCAAGTTCCGCCCGTCGGTTCCCATCGTCGGGTCGACGCCGAGCGACGAGGTCCGCCGCAGGCTGGCCCTGTCGTGGGGTATCATCTCCGAGACAACGCCCTACACCTCGGAGGGCGCGAGTGCCGTCATCGAAAACGCGGTCCAGACGGGACTCGAAACGGAGGCCGTCGACAGCGGTGATACGGTCGTCGTCCTCTCGGGAATGATGACCGAACTCGACAGTACGAGTTCGTCGAACACGCTGAAAATCCACGTCGCCGCGGAGACGATTGGCTCCGGCGAGTCGGTTGTCGACGGCGTGGCTGTCGGTGCGTTCCACTGGGTCGACTCCGGCGATCTCTCGGAGATCCCCGAGGGCGCTATCGTCGGAGTTCCAATGGAGTTCGACGGAGAGTTGAGCGGTGATCTGGAGGGCATCGCGGGAATCGTCGACTGTCACGGTGAGCTGGCAAGTACGGTCCGGACTGTGGCACGCGACCAGGATATCCCGACGATCACCAGTGGGGATCTGACCGGTGAGATCAGTGATGGGGAGATGGTGACACTCGATGCGGAACGCGGCATCATCTACCGCGGTGAGGTCGACCAGCTCAGATCGGACCTTCGGTAA
- a CDS encoding RNA-guided endonuclease InsQ/TnpB family protein, whose product MEYSHRYHAYPTQEVAAELEQHIDVHRQLYNHVRWDYTNSPEDDKPSEYDQNNKLPEWKRTWSVFSEMHSKAAQATVARFHRNLSNLRKKKEKGYNVGRLKRQAPTEYRSVTYNQSGFDLDEKRGHDKYAYVRFSKIGWVKIRYSRPLPDRANIKEVTFKKETTGEWFVSFGLETDDANLPEKPNVDSLDTSNSVGIDLGIQNYIHTTDGKTVDWLDLEDDYERLRREQRKLSSKEKGSNNYEKQRVEVANVKRHIRRKVLDYQHKITTWLVREYDAVFVEDLNVQSMLQGDGNACNKQDAAWRQFITLLEYKGDLYGCHVKQVEARGTTKECASCGVETPKPIWVREHLCPSCGFKTDRDANAAMNVLQRGFSELGLGWPESTPVETVTATDTAGFQRVSASHVLETGSLPS is encoded by the coding sequence ATGGAATACAGTCACCGCTACCACGCTTACCCAACACAAGAGGTAGCGGCTGAACTGGAACAACATATAGACGTTCATCGCCAGCTCTACAACCACGTCCGATGGGACTACACGAACAGTCCCGAGGACGACAAACCGAGTGAGTACGACCAGAACAACAAACTTCCTGAGTGGAAACGAACGTGGTCAGTGTTCAGTGAAATGCACTCGAAGGCCGCACAAGCCACCGTCGCTCGCTTCCACCGCAACCTCTCAAACCTTCGTAAAAAGAAAGAGAAAGGATACAACGTTGGTCGGCTCAAACGGCAAGCACCCACTGAATACCGGAGCGTGACGTACAACCAGTCTGGTTTCGACCTCGATGAAAAGAGGGGCCACGACAAGTACGCCTACGTTCGATTCAGCAAAATCGGCTGGGTGAAAATCCGGTATTCGCGCCCACTTCCTGACCGCGCCAACATCAAAGAGGTCACGTTCAAGAAGGAGACAACCGGTGAATGGTTCGTCTCCTTCGGACTGGAAACCGACGACGCCAACCTACCCGAGAAACCCAACGTTGATTCACTTGATACAAGCAACAGCGTCGGGATTGACCTCGGCATCCAGAACTACATCCACACCACCGATGGCAAAACCGTGGATTGGCTTGACCTTGAAGACGATTACGAGCGTCTGCGCCGCGAACAACGCAAATTGTCTAGCAAGGAGAAAGGCTCGAACAACTACGAGAAACAACGAGTCGAAGTTGCTAACGTCAAACGCCATATTCGTCGGAAGGTGCTGGACTACCAGCACAAGATTACGACGTGGCTCGTCCGTGAGTACGACGCCGTGTTCGTAGAAGACCTGAACGTCCAAAGTATGCTTCAGGGCGACGGGAACGCTTGCAACAAGCAGGATGCGGCGTGGAGACAGTTCATCACCCTCCTCGAATACAAAGGCGACCTGTACGGCTGTCACGTCAAACAGGTCGAAGCAAGAGGGACGACGAAAGAATGCGCGTCGTGTGGTGTGGAGACCCCGAAGCCTATCTGGGTCAGGGAACATTTGTGTCCGTCGTGTGGGTTCAAGACGGACAGGGACGCAAACGCGGCGATGAACGTCTTGCAGAGAGGGTTTTCTGAGTTAGGGTTGGGATGGCCCGAATCAACGCCTGTGGAGACTGTGACCGCTACGGACACCGCTGGTTTCCAGCGTGTGTCTGCAAGTCACGTCTTAGAAACAGGAAGTCTGCCCTCGTGA
- a CDS encoding sensor histidine kinase, giving the protein MSRERAQWVGTPLLVGLSTLSVSISIYHILTHEAPLLPTILGQWSLLALSLALCGSVYYALTETESRAESLVVGLRATAVYAVAAVASSGYAFHQYLTPEADLPFEAIVFQATFVAVAGGIAGVFLGLERVRRDRTVSELRSTTQQLEWTVDKLDQSNEQLQEFAYVAAHDLQEPARMVATYVDLLASEPDDGESTAEYLEFAEDGAREMLAMIDALQNYYETTAQEMTVETVDTAAVVTDVVDTLEPQLRDADVTVKTENLPTVEGDATQLEAVFEQLLGNALEHGTDVSEIRVSAIRGDDEYRFSVVDDGLDRIASDTEKLFRIFGDAGEATDGPGVGLAVCELVVDRHQGEIWIESEAGETTVQFTIPMAETRPEPLVATRG; this is encoded by the coding sequence ATGTCACGAGAGAGGGCACAGTGGGTAGGGACGCCACTGCTTGTCGGGCTGTCGACGCTCTCAGTGTCAATCTCGATCTACCACATCCTGACCCACGAGGCTCCACTCCTGCCGACGATTCTGGGCCAGTGGTCACTGTTGGCGCTGTCACTGGCGCTCTGTGGGTCGGTGTACTACGCGCTCACCGAGACCGAGTCGAGAGCCGAGTCTCTCGTGGTCGGGCTTCGAGCAACTGCCGTGTACGCGGTCGCAGCCGTGGCCTCCAGTGGATATGCGTTCCACCAGTATCTGACGCCGGAGGCGGATCTCCCCTTCGAGGCCATCGTGTTTCAGGCTACCTTCGTGGCCGTTGCCGGTGGTATCGCGGGCGTCTTTCTCGGGCTGGAGAGGGTCCGACGCGACCGGACAGTCAGTGAACTTCGGTCGACCACCCAGCAACTGGAATGGACTGTCGACAAACTCGACCAGTCCAACGAGCAGTTACAGGAGTTCGCCTACGTCGCCGCACACGACCTCCAAGAGCCCGCCCGAATGGTCGCCACCTACGTCGACTTGCTGGCATCCGAACCGGACGACGGCGAGTCGACCGCGGAGTATCTGGAGTTCGCCGAAGACGGAGCCCGCGAGATGCTCGCGATGATCGACGCCCTCCAGAACTACTACGAAACAACCGCACAGGAGATGACAGTCGAGACTGTCGACACCGCTGCAGTCGTCACCGACGTTGTAGACACACTGGAGCCACAGCTTCGGGATGCAGACGTCACCGTGAAGACTGAGAACCTGCCGACAGTCGAAGGCGACGCCACACAGCTCGAAGCAGTGTTCGAACAGCTGCTGGGAAACGCACTCGAACATGGAACCGACGTCAGCGAAATCCGAGTGTCCGCAATCCGGGGCGACGACGAGTACCGATTCAGCGTCGTGGACGACGGCTTGGATCGTATTGCGAGTGATACCGAGAAACTGTTTCGCATCTTCGGAGATGCAGGCGAGGCTACCGACGGTCCCGGCGTCGGGCTGGCAGTGTGTGAACTCGTCGTCGACCGACATCAGGGAGAGATCTGGATCGAATCCGAAGCCGGGGAAACGACAGTCCAGTTCACGATTCCAATGGCCGAGACGCGACCGGAACCGCTGGTCGCCACGCGCGGCTGA
- a CDS encoding metal-dependent hydrolase translates to MTLLWLAPTWLVFDQTKPAATFVLAGLPFGLGPDLDLVFSRLFRTIRHHGIFHTVLAVTVLATIVGPVVGTLLERVVGGSDWFRIEETRDSYRFGFFAVWIAGLSHIFADMLSAPDIAQAVEPFWPLYFESISFDLVWYNAAWFNWGLLAAGIFVNVGLFVYKRDSSQIAAVTNSD, encoded by the coding sequence ATGACACTGCTGTGGCTGGCTCCGACGTGGCTTGTGTTCGACCAGACAAAACCCGCAGCAACGTTCGTACTCGCAGGGCTCCCGTTCGGGCTCGGACCGGATCTGGATCTCGTTTTCAGTCGACTCTTTCGGACGATCAGACATCACGGGATCTTCCATACGGTCCTCGCGGTGACGGTTCTCGCTACGATTGTCGGGCCAGTTGTCGGGACACTCCTTGAGAGAGTGGTTGGGGGGAGCGATTGGTTCCGAATCGAGGAGACACGTGACAGCTATCGCTTCGGTTTCTTCGCTGTCTGGATCGCCGGACTCAGCCACATTTTTGCGGATATGCTGTCGGCCCCCGACATCGCCCAAGCGGTCGAGCCGTTCTGGCCACTGTATTTCGAATCAATCAGCTTCGATCTCGTCTGGTACAACGCGGCGTGGTTCAACTGGGGGTTACTCGCCGCCGGGATTTTCGTCAACGTGGGACTGTTTGTTTACAAAAGAGACAGCAGTCAGATAGCAGCGGTCACCAACAGCGACTAA
- a CDS encoding DUF5812 family protein, translating to MTDDEQKESTFLVTHADDESAVVKDVHDGQVHTLASNPGVDVDDAIEGTVAPAPPLELSWQLVDIEERRPLLIEESEEPPTVQERELAADQPVGELTREPRAGIGEIHVVTVPEDGTTEAVADIVDDREGTLSRAARLGVNRVEIRSEPGVVSIRYLP from the coding sequence ATGACTGACGACGAACAAAAAGAAAGCACGTTTCTCGTAACCCACGCCGACGACGAGTCGGCGGTGGTGAAAGACGTCCACGACGGACAGGTCCACACGCTGGCCTCGAACCCCGGCGTCGACGTCGACGACGCTATCGAGGGCACTGTCGCGCCGGCCCCACCGCTTGAGCTGTCGTGGCAGTTGGTCGACATCGAAGAACGCAGACCCCTCTTAATCGAGGAAAGCGAGGAGCCGCCGACGGTCCAAGAACGAGAGCTGGCGGCCGACCAGCCGGTCGGCGAGCTCACACGAGAGCCACGGGCGGGAATCGGTGAAATTCACGTGGTGACCGTTCCTGAAGACGGGACCACCGAGGCAGTTGCAGATATCGTCGACGACCGCGAGGGAACGCTGTCGCGGGCGGCGCGACTGGGTGTCAACCGCGTCGAAATTCGGTCCGAACCCGGCGTGGTGAGCATTCGATATCTGCCGTAG
- a CDS encoding glucose-6-phosphate isomerase: protein MYLDIGNVLNTSPGITEQTLDRLDDRVAIAHDRIEEGREAEEHGYAALNLPQTVDTDEIRSALEPFGTPEAVLTVGIGGSALGAATISDALADQTDVEAHFLDNVDPEDTAALLDSLPLDETVLNVVSRSGTTAETLANFLVVREAMEDAGVDWTEQTFVTTGDEGNLRNLADKHDLPSLRVPDGVPGRFSALSTVGLACGALQGIDIEGVVEGARSEMDKLSGSLEDSPGYAYGAVAYALAERGALTNAMMPYAESLEYFAEWFAQLWAESLGKEGLGQTPARALGATDQHSQLQLYRAGPRDKLVTLVRPREREDIDIPETDLEGLSYLGGAGLGDLLDAEFEATEASLAAEDRPNIRIEVDAVDAHGIGELMYAMEAATVMYGELAGVSTFTQPAVEWGKKAARGLLGGGEFEEADAVADKREFTIE, encoded by the coding sequence ATGTATCTGGATATTGGAAACGTGTTGAATACCAGTCCCGGCATCACCGAGCAAACGCTGGACCGCCTCGACGACCGCGTGGCCATCGCCCACGACCGAATCGAGGAGGGTCGAGAGGCCGAGGAACACGGCTACGCCGCCCTCAACCTCCCCCAGACCGTCGACACTGACGAAATCAGATCCGCACTCGAACCGTTCGGAACTCCCGAAGCCGTCCTCACGGTCGGGATCGGTGGCAGCGCCCTCGGCGCGGCCACCATCTCCGACGCCCTCGCCGACCAGACCGACGTCGAGGCCCACTTCCTCGATAACGTCGACCCCGAAGACACCGCGGCGCTCCTCGACTCACTCCCTCTCGACGAAACGGTTCTCAACGTCGTTTCTCGCTCCGGCACAACCGCCGAAACACTGGCGAACTTCCTCGTCGTCCGTGAGGCGATGGAGGATGCAGGCGTCGACTGGACCGAACAGACCTTCGTCACGACTGGCGACGAGGGCAACCTACGGAATCTGGCCGACAAACACGACCTCCCGTCGCTCAGAGTCCCCGATGGTGTTCCGGGTCGGTTTTCGGCACTGTCGACTGTCGGCCTCGCTTGCGGCGCACTACAGGGTATCGACATCGAAGGCGTCGTCGAAGGGGCCCGAAGCGAGATGGACAAGCTGTCGGGGTCCTTGGAGGACTCACCGGGGTATGCCTACGGCGCGGTTGCCTACGCGCTGGCCGAGCGCGGTGCGCTGACCAACGCGATGATGCCGTATGCCGAATCCCTCGAATACTTCGCCGAATGGTTCGCCCAACTGTGGGCCGAGAGCCTCGGCAAGGAAGGGCTGGGCCAGACTCCCGCCCGCGCACTCGGCGCGACCGACCAGCACTCCCAACTCCAGCTCTACCGCGCTGGCCCACGCGACAAACTCGTCACCCTCGTGCGACCCCGCGAGCGCGAGGATATTGACATTCCAGAAACTGATCTCGAAGGCCTGTCGTATCTCGGCGGCGCTGGACTCGGCGACCTCTTGGATGCCGAGTTCGAGGCCACCGAGGCCAGTCTCGCCGCGGAGGACCGACCGAATATCCGAATCGAAGTCGACGCGGTCGACGCACATGGCATCGGCGAACTGATGTACGCGATGGAGGCCGCCACCGTGATGTATGGCGAACTCGCCGGGGTGTCGACGTTCACCCAGCCAGCAGTCGAATGGGGCAAAAAGGCCGCCCGCGGCCTACTCGGCGGCGGCGAGTTCGAGGAGGCCGACGCCGTGGCCGACAAACGCGAGTTCACCATCGAGTAA
- a CDS encoding LamG-like jellyroll fold domain-containing protein translates to MTGPRVRDERRAAVPLETTFLFAFVVIIGLIVGAVAFGYIDLVGQSTTVPVDDGECSYSLEFDPRDVAEFAEDRAANERYTDGTFPCVLWLDASQSRGFAPGEPVTRWQDKSSNGFAATPTDEAPEWAVVDGVEAVRFSGSSHTALTIDATPDAMSVRNDSGLTVTMLVYVVDKNHRDGGLYAIGAADGADSAIEIRQSDEPRESSRADEWHADPGPAAKITTDGEWAIITHTTDGERGTVFINGENRGSDGDGVAELGSEVRIGAAGSSRAFNGYVAEYFVSNEQLSTANRNIVECAMDAKHDSVVDLDAC, encoded by the coding sequence ATGACTGGGCCAAGAGTTCGGGATGAGAGACGGGCGGCCGTCCCGCTGGAGACGACGTTTCTGTTCGCATTCGTTGTGATTATCGGCCTGATCGTTGGCGCGGTCGCGTTCGGCTACATCGATCTGGTTGGCCAGTCGACGACAGTGCCTGTGGACGACGGCGAGTGCAGCTACTCGCTGGAGTTCGACCCCCGCGATGTGGCCGAATTCGCCGAAGACAGAGCCGCAAACGAACGGTATACTGACGGCACATTCCCCTGTGTGCTGTGGCTCGATGCCTCACAGAGCCGTGGGTTCGCTCCCGGCGAGCCCGTCACGAGGTGGCAGGACAAAAGCAGCAACGGCTTCGCAGCGACGCCAACCGACGAGGCTCCCGAGTGGGCGGTCGTCGACGGCGTTGAGGCAGTCCGGTTCTCTGGGAGCTCACACACCGCACTGACGATCGACGCGACGCCGGATGCAATGTCGGTACGCAACGACTCCGGACTGACGGTGACGATGTTGGTGTATGTGGTCGACAAGAATCACCGAGACGGCGGCCTGTACGCGATTGGCGCAGCCGATGGAGCCGACTCGGCCATCGAGATACGGCAGTCCGACGAGCCACGAGAAAGCTCCCGGGCGGATGAGTGGCACGCCGATCCCGGCCCGGCAGCCAAAATAACGACCGACGGCGAGTGGGCGATCATCACCCATACGACCGATGGCGAGCGCGGCACCGTCTTTATAAATGGTGAGAACCGCGGCTCGGATGGAGATGGTGTCGCCGAACTCGGGAGTGAGGTGCGGATCGGTGCGGCCGGATCGAGTCGGGCATTCAACGGCTACGTCGCCGAATACTTTGTCAGCAACGAACAGTTGTCGACGGCCAATCGGAATATCGTCGAGTGTGCAATGGACGCCAAACACGACTCGGTCGTCGATCTCGATGCCTGCTGA
- a CDS encoding ArsA family ATPase, translating into MEPFVFFGGKGGVGKTTVSSSYALKCARAGHKTLVVSTDPAHSVSDVFDQPFSDDAQSVDGIENLWAMQIDPDEEVTRHLDELRQGLSEQVSTAMVNEINRQLEMAHGTPGAYEAALFDRFVDVMRNAEPYDRVVFDTSPTGGTLRLLGLPELLEDWVDRLMQKRKVSIDLFEKAAVGNNEARRVMEGDPVLARLEERKNFFEFAGRTLREDAAFFLVLNPDELSVNETARAISQLDQKGLAVRGLVANKLTPAPDPDESGRGARYLRDRIETETERLDRVRREFEPPLVAEIETRVSEIKGDFLDELADEVDIETTVEVPTQTQ; encoded by the coding sequence ATGGAGCCGTTCGTCTTCTTCGGCGGCAAAGGCGGCGTCGGCAAAACGACCGTCTCCAGCAGCTACGCCCTCAAATGCGCCCGCGCGGGTCACAAAACGCTGGTCGTCTCGACTGACCCCGCCCACTCAGTTTCGGATGTATTCGACCAGCCGTTCAGTGACGATGCCCAGTCAGTCGACGGAATCGAGAACCTCTGGGCGATGCAGATCGATCCCGACGAAGAGGTGACCCGTCATTTAGATGAGCTCCGGCAGGGGCTCTCCGAGCAGGTCTCAACGGCGATGGTAAACGAGATCAACCGTCAGTTGGAGATGGCCCACGGGACGCCAGGAGCCTACGAGGCCGCCCTCTTTGATCGGTTCGTCGACGTAATGCGCAACGCTGAGCCCTACGACCGGGTCGTTTTCGACACCTCGCCGACCGGCGGCACACTCCGCCTGCTCGGGTTACCGGAACTGTTGGAAGACTGGGTCGACCGCCTGATGCAGAAACGCAAGGTAAGCATCGACCTCTTCGAGAAGGCCGCCGTCGGGAACAACGAAGCGCGGCGTGTGATGGAGGGCGACCCGGTGCTCGCACGGCTCGAAGAACGCAAAAACTTTTTCGAGTTCGCTGGCCGGACCCTCCGGGAGGACGCTGCCTTCTTTCTCGTGTTGAACCCCGACGAACTCTCGGTCAACGAGACGGCCCGTGCCATCAGTCAACTCGACCAGAAGGGATTGGCAGTGCGTGGCCTCGTCGCCAACAAACTGACGCCTGCGCCCGACCCCGACGAGAGCGGTCGCGGGGCGCGCTATCTCCGGGACCGGATCGAGACCGAAACCGAGCGACTCGACCGCGTCCGAAGGGAGTTCGAGCCGCCCTTGGTCGCCGAAATCGAAACGAGGGTTTCAGAGATCAAAGGTGATTTTTTGGACGAACTCGCGGACGAGGTCGACATCGAGACCACGGTCGAGGTACCGACACAGACCCAGTAA